Proteins from one Pseudomonadota bacterium genomic window:
- the dapB gene encoding 4-hydroxy-tetrahydrodipicolinate reductase: MAKIMVSGAAGRMGRRIISVIHEHEKTVLTGALEYAGNPLVGQDAGEISGVGKLGIPIAGLAGDLPFADSDVLIEFTTPAATLANLKIAADYQVPMVIGTTGMTVEEREQVRALAAQIPVVLAPNMSVGVNVLFKVVAEVAKILGDDYDVEILEAHHRLKKDAPSGTAVRLGEIVADALQRDYQEVAVFERRGFTGERTPEEIGMQTLRAGDIVGDHLVMFGGLGERLEIVHRAHSRDTFARGALRAALWVMDQQPGLYDMQDVLGLG, from the coding sequence ATGGCTAAAATAATGGTTTCCGGGGCTGCGGGAAGGATGGGCCGCCGGATTATTTCGGTAATTCATGAACACGAAAAAACGGTCTTGACTGGAGCTTTGGAATATGCCGGGAATCCCCTTGTCGGCCAGGACGCCGGCGAAATTTCCGGGGTTGGAAAGCTCGGGATCCCGATTGCCGGTTTAGCCGGTGACCTGCCATTTGCTGACAGTGATGTGCTGATTGAATTCACCACTCCGGCGGCAACCCTGGCCAATCTGAAGATAGCGGCCGATTACCAGGTTCCGATGGTCATCGGAACCACGGGGATGACGGTTGAAGAGCGGGAGCAGGTCAGGGCACTTGCGGCTCAGATTCCGGTGGTGCTGGCTCCTAATATGAGTGTTGGTGTTAATGTGTTGTTCAAAGTGGTTGCCGAGGTGGCCAAAATTCTTGGTGATGACTATGATGTTGAAATTCTCGAAGCCCATCACCGGCTGAAAAAGGATGCTCCAAGCGGTACAGCCGTGCGTCTGGGAGAAATTGTTGCTGATGCTCTGCAGCGTGATTATCAGGAAGTAGCGGTTTTTGAACGCCGGGGGTTTACCGGAGAGAGGACTCCGGAAGAGATAGGCATGCAGACTTTGCGAGCCGGGGATATTGTCGGTGATCACCTGGTGATGTTTGGTGGCCTGGGTGAACGCCTGGAGATTGTCCACCGGGCCCATTCCCGTGACACCTTTGCCCGGGGAGCTTTGCGGGCCGCATT
- a CDS encoding selenium metabolism-associated LysR family transcriptional regulator, whose protein sequence is MLETRHLQVFMAIWELHGFSKAAEKINLTQPTVSGHIKTLEAILGTELFNRSTRDVSPTKAAELFHPYARRILNLMSQAEQEMNLFIGREKGTLEIGGSNIPGEYVLPLAVGQFKKGRPIIKITLKIGDTREIVAAVGEGQLELGMVGAVIERPDIIFEACLVDDLLLVTPPDSPLAGKKQVKMAELTNYPFIMRENGSGTRKTIEKALEQAGDPLKAYNLSIIAEMGSTEAIRQAVKAGVGCSIISRRAVQKDVELGLMSASSLPELNLKRQFYLILPKQRRISPLAEEFRQFMQQNITE, encoded by the coding sequence ATGCTGGAAACCCGCCACCTGCAGGTATTCATGGCCATTTGGGAGTTACACGGTTTCAGTAAGGCAGCCGAGAAAATCAATTTGACCCAACCCACGGTCAGTGGCCATATCAAAACGCTGGAAGCAATCCTGGGTACTGAGTTATTCAACCGATCAACACGGGATGTCAGTCCCACAAAAGCCGCTGAGCTCTTCCATCCCTATGCCCGGCGGATTCTCAATCTCATGTCGCAAGCCGAGCAGGAAATGAACCTTTTTATTGGCCGGGAAAAGGGCACTCTGGAAATCGGCGGCAGCAATATTCCCGGTGAGTATGTCCTTCCTCTGGCCGTTGGCCAATTTAAAAAAGGTCGGCCCATCATCAAGATTACGCTCAAAATCGGAGATACCAGGGAAATTGTGGCCGCAGTAGGCGAAGGACAGCTGGAACTGGGAATGGTGGGAGCAGTCATTGAACGTCCGGACATTATTTTTGAAGCCTGCCTGGTGGATGACTTGCTGCTGGTAACCCCGCCGGACAGCCCTTTAGCCGGCAAAAAGCAGGTCAAAATGGCTGAATTAACCAACTACCCGTTTATCATGCGGGAAAATGGTTCTGGAACCAGAAAGACCATTGAGAAAGCCCTGGAACAGGCGGGAGACCCTCTTAAAGCGTACAATTTATCGATTATTGCCGAAATGGGCAGCACGGAGGCAATACGGCAGGCGGTAAAAGCAGGGGTTGGATGTTCCATCATTTCCCGGCGGGCAGTGCAGAAAGATGTGGAGTTGGGCCTCATGAGCGCGTCTTCACTACCCGAGCTTAATCTTAAGCGGCAATTTTACCTCATTTTACCGAAACAACGGCGAATCTCGCCGCTGGCCGAAGAATTTCGACAATTCATGCAGCAGAACATTACCGAATAA
- the dapB gene encoding 4-hydroxy-tetrahydrodipicolinate reductase, translating into MIKIAMTGTLGRMGSVMRSHLKNQPDFKLVLAVSHRLGNQELDAEQKRELEGVQLAGSFSAVDPEAIDVIVDFSVPEAAVEYARYAGVNGIPMVMGTTGFNQEQLDKLAGYLADVPCLVSPNMSLMMNVVYRLVSNATVVLDDYDVDVEIIERHHRGKRNAPSDTALKLAQIVAEKRHWPFPEVVKHDRWGMIGERKQQEIGIQCLRGGDVFSEHGIMFAGLGEHIEIIHRAHSLESYVRGVTRALRWIINRPPGVYDMLDMLGLPEVLY; encoded by the coding sequence ATGATTAAAATAGCCATGACCGGTACACTGGGGCGGATGGGATCAGTCATGAGATCTCACTTGAAAAACCAACCCGATTTCAAGCTGGTGCTGGCCGTCTCTCATCGACTGGGAAATCAGGAACTTGATGCTGAACAGAAACGGGAACTGGAAGGAGTGCAACTGGCGGGTTCCTTTTCGGCTGTTGATCCTGAAGCTATTGATGTTATTGTGGATTTTTCGGTTCCCGAAGCGGCAGTGGAATATGCCCGCTATGCCGGCGTCAATGGGATTCCCATGGTTATGGGAACTACTGGTTTTAACCAGGAGCAACTGGATAAGCTGGCCGGATATCTTGCTGATGTTCCCTGTCTGGTCAGCCCGAATATGAGCCTGATGATGAATGTGGTTTATCGTCTGGTCAGCAACGCGACGGTTGTCCTGGATGATTATGATGTGGATGTGGAAATCATTGAACGGCATCACCGGGGAAAACGGAATGCTCCCAGTGATACTGCCTTAAAATTGGCCCAAATTGTGGCGGAAAAACGGCACTGGCCATTCCCTGAGGTGGTTAAGCATGATCGCTGGGGTATGATTGGTGAAAGGAAACAACAGGAAATCGGCATTCAGTGCTTGCGGGGGGGTGATGTTTTCAGTGAACATGGGATCATGTTTGCAGGCCTCGGAGAGCACATTGAAATTATTCATCGGGCACATTCCCTGGAAAGCTATGTCCGGGGGGTAACCAGGGCTCTGCGTTGGATCATAAATCGCCCTCCCGGCGTCTATGATATGTTGGATATGCTGGGGCTGCCGGAAGTTTTATATTAA
- a CDS encoding NAD(P)H-dependent glycerol-3-phosphate dehydrogenase: MAMKIGVIGAGSWGTALANMLAEKGYPVTLWAYEKDLVERMKMTRENDLFLPGFSLSSNLVFTADLSAAVTDNNVVLLVSPSQVMRLVVQQALGDFNPESLIVSASKGIENGTLLTMSQVLRELLPQSCHQHLAVISGPSFAKEVASGIPTAVVAAAPQQDIAVQVQNIFTSAAFRVYTNNDILGVELCGALKNVMALAAGVADGLGFGLNTRAALITRGLAEISRLGLALGAQAATFSGLAGMGDLVLTCTGDLSRNRSVGIALGQGKTLDEILDGMNMVAEGVKTTLSAYQLAAKVGVEVPITEQMYRILYQHKDPRQAVTDLLARDLKAEGC; encoded by the coding sequence CTCGCCAATATGCTGGCAGAAAAGGGTTATCCAGTTACCTTGTGGGCTTACGAAAAAGACCTGGTTGAGAGAATGAAGATGACCCGGGAGAATGATTTGTTTCTGCCGGGTTTTTCCTTGTCTTCAAATCTTGTCTTTACGGCTGATTTATCCGCGGCGGTTACCGATAACAATGTGGTATTGCTGGTTTCTCCATCCCAGGTCATGCGTTTAGTGGTCCAGCAGGCCTTGGGAGACTTCAATCCGGAAAGTCTTATTGTTTCTGCTTCCAAAGGGATTGAGAACGGGACTCTGTTGACCATGTCCCAGGTTTTGCGGGAGTTGTTGCCCCAATCATGTCATCAGCATCTGGCCGTGATTTCCGGCCCATCCTTTGCCAAAGAAGTAGCTTCAGGAATACCGACGGCGGTGGTGGCAGCAGCGCCGCAACAAGATATTGCTGTACAGGTACAAAATATTTTTACCAGTGCAGCTTTCAGGGTTTATACCAATAATGACATTTTGGGGGTTGAACTTTGTGGGGCATTGAAAAATGTCATGGCTTTAGCGGCCGGGGTTGCGGATGGCTTGGGTTTTGGTCTCAATACCAGGGCTGCCCTGATCACCCGCGGTCTGGCGGAAATCAGCCGTCTGGGTCTGGCCCTCGGAGCCCAGGCGGCAACCTTTTCCGGGTTGGCCGGTATGGGTGATCTGGTCCTTACCTGTACCGGGGACCTTTCCCGTAACCGGTCTGTGGGGATAGCCCTGGGCCAGGGTAAAACTCTGGATGAAATTCTTGACGGTATGAACATGGTTGCGGAAGGGGTGAAAACTACGCTGTCGGCTTATCAACTGGCGGCAAAGGTTGGTGTTGAAGTGCCGATTACCGAACAGATGTACAGGATACTTTATCAGCATAAAGATCCAAGACAGGCCGTTACTGACCTGCTGGCCCGGGATCTCAAGGCTGAAGGTTGTTAG